A stretch of the Deinococcus sp. Leaf326 genome encodes the following:
- a CDS encoding polyprenyl synthetase family protein encodes MRSELLDRVLSLLPEAGPHPELARFYEMLRDYPRRGGKGLRSELLLAGARAYGVREGTPQWESALWLAAGVELFQNWVLIHDDIEDDSEERRGRPALHRLHGVALAINAGDALHAYMWAAVARAGVSGAHEEFLAMVHRTAEGQHLDLAWVAGREWGLTEHDYLQMVGLKTAYYTVIVPLRLGALVAGAQPPTTLTPAGLALGTAFQIRDDVLNLAGDAVKYGKEIAGDLLEGKRTLIVLHWLGQAPEEQIMVFLDQMRRDRPDKDPEVVARIHGWLLESGSVDYAQRAAQAQAETGLRLLAEVLGAAPDREAARALQDRVRELATREA; translated from the coding sequence ATGCGTTCCGAACTGCTTGACCGCGTACTGTCGCTGCTCCCGGAGGCCGGTCCCCACCCGGAGCTGGCCCGTTTCTACGAGATGCTGCGCGACTACCCCCGGCGGGGCGGCAAGGGCCTGCGCTCGGAACTGCTGCTCGCGGGCGCGCGGGCCTACGGCGTGCGTGAGGGCACCCCGCAGTGGGAGAGCGCCCTGTGGCTGGCCGCCGGGGTCGAACTGTTCCAGAACTGGGTGCTGATCCACGACGACATCGAGGACGACTCCGAGGAGCGCCGGGGCCGGCCCGCCCTGCACCGCCTGCACGGCGTGGCGCTGGCGATCAACGCCGGGGACGCCCTGCACGCCTACATGTGGGCGGCGGTGGCCCGCGCGGGGGTGAGCGGCGCCCACGAGGAATTCCTGGCGATGGTGCACCGCACCGCCGAGGGCCAGCACCTCGACCTCGCCTGGGTGGCCGGGCGCGAGTGGGGCCTGACCGAACACGACTACCTCCAGATGGTCGGCCTGAAAACCGCCTACTACACGGTCATCGTGCCGCTGCGGCTGGGGGCATTGGTGGCCGGAGCGCAGCCGCCCACGACTCTGACCCCCGCCGGGCTGGCGCTGGGCACCGCCTTCCAGATCCGCGACGACGTGCTCAATCTCGCGGGCGACGCGGTCAAGTACGGCAAGGAAATCGCCGGCGACCTGCTGGAAGGCAAACGCACCCTCATCGTGCTGCACTGGCTGGGGCAGGCGCCCGAGGAACAGATCATGGTGTTCCTGGACCAGATGCGCCGCGACCGCCCCGACAAGGACCCGGAGGTCGTCGCACGGATTCACGGCTGGCTGCTGGAGAGCGGCAGCGTGGACTACGCCCAGCGCGCCGCCCAGGCCCAGGCAGAGACGGGCCTGAGATTGCTGGCCGAGGTGCTTGGGGCCGCGCCCGACCGGGAAGCCGCCCGCGCCCTGCAGGACCGCGTGCGCGAACTGGCGACCCGCGAGGCCTGA
- a CDS encoding TVP38/TMEM64 family protein, translating into MSAAASSPPRYLRWLILGTAAALLVFVGLLPDVREFLVRGYHALTASDPAVTRAFVDTLGWAGPLALIAGFVLQAVIPVLPSLVMTAVTARAYGPIEGFFIVYVGTLLGAAAGYWLGRTVGDSLVRLLAGEKARRTAYDFAQKHGVQGVLMVRLMPILSADAMNLVAGTVQIPFRAFMVANAAGALPVTALVVWLSDSAQRMAWGLGLLSLAVGVFALWRWWSARRRVAVAGAETAAAEPAPPAHPSEPPAGR; encoded by the coding sequence ATGTCTGCCGCCGCCTCCTCGCCGCCCCGGTATCTGCGCTGGCTGATCCTCGGGACGGCCGCCGCCCTGCTCGTCTTCGTCGGGCTGCTGCCGGACGTGCGCGAGTTCCTGGTGCGCGGCTACCACGCCCTCACTGCCAGCGACCCGGCGGTCACGCGCGCCTTCGTCGACACCCTGGGCTGGGCTGGGCCACTGGCCCTGATCGCGGGATTCGTCCTGCAGGCGGTCATCCCAGTGTTGCCCTCGCTGGTCATGACGGCCGTGACCGCGCGGGCCTACGGACCCATCGAGGGCTTTTTCATCGTGTACGTGGGCACGCTCCTGGGGGCGGCGGCGGGCTACTGGCTGGGGCGCACGGTGGGCGACTCGCTCGTGCGGTTGCTGGCCGGCGAGAAGGCGCGGCGCACGGCCTACGACTTCGCCCAGAAACACGGGGTGCAGGGCGTGCTCATGGTCCGCCTCATGCCTATCCTGAGCGCCGACGCCATGAATCTCGTGGCGGGCACCGTCCAGATTCCCTTCCGGGCCTTCATGGTCGCCAACGCGGCCGGGGCGCTGCCGGTCACGGCCCTCGTCGTGTGGCTCAGCGACTCGGCGCAGCGCATGGCCTGGGGTCTGGGCCTGCTGTCGCTGGCGGTGGGGGTCTTCGCGCTGTGGCGTTGGTGGTCGGCGCGGCGCCGGGTCGCCGTCGCCGGTGCCGAGACTGCCGCCGCGGAGCCGGCACCCCCCGCCCACCCCTCCGAACCGCCGGCCGGCCGATAA